In one Nocardioides luteus genomic region, the following are encoded:
- a CDS encoding Fic family protein, with protein sequence MDPERYDAPQFGRATREPGNKWAYWYYLPAHIPRDLALQPLTVKALSDADAALGRLQGVSALIQDPELLIGPYLTQEAVASSRIEGTQTSLEEVLQDEASGQATRSEDVAEVKAYLAATRQGFELIKSWPLSQRLVLELHKTLLTGVRGHERHPGEFRRMPVWVGSPTDDPTTAAYVPPLPPDLPELIADWEAYVNVPDLSPTLVRCALMHYQFETIHPFLDGNGRIGRLLINLMLMEEGRMTTPLLYLSGYIEAHRQTYYQRLQSVRERGEMQEWLQFFLTAVRRSAEDATTRSERLVALREAYLDEAATSRANLSGLVTLLFANPYLTVKRVQDATGLTNQGARNLIQDAERRGWIEAAGRSGRGGRHYWVARAVMDVIEEPLAYD encoded by the coding sequence ATGGATCCGGAGAGGTACGACGCTCCGCAGTTCGGCCGGGCGACCCGCGAGCCGGGCAACAAGTGGGCCTACTGGTACTACCTGCCCGCCCACATCCCGCGTGACCTGGCCCTCCAGCCGCTCACCGTGAAGGCGCTCTCGGACGCCGACGCCGCGTTGGGGCGTCTCCAGGGTGTGAGCGCGCTGATCCAGGACCCCGAGCTGCTGATCGGGCCCTACCTGACCCAGGAGGCGGTCGCCTCCTCGCGGATCGAGGGCACCCAGACCTCCCTGGAGGAGGTGCTCCAGGACGAGGCCAGCGGTCAGGCGACCAGGAGCGAGGACGTTGCCGAGGTCAAGGCCTACCTCGCCGCGACCCGCCAGGGGTTCGAGCTGATCAAGAGCTGGCCGCTCAGCCAGCGCCTCGTGCTCGAGCTCCACAAGACGCTGCTGACCGGCGTCCGAGGCCACGAGCGCCACCCCGGCGAGTTCCGGCGGATGCCGGTCTGGGTCGGCTCGCCGACCGACGACCCCACCACCGCCGCGTACGTCCCGCCTCTCCCGCCCGACCTGCCGGAGCTGATCGCCGACTGGGAGGCGTACGTCAACGTCCCCGACCTCAGCCCGACGCTGGTGCGCTGCGCGCTGATGCACTACCAGTTCGAGACGATCCACCCGTTCCTCGACGGCAACGGCCGCATCGGCCGGCTGCTGATCAACCTGATGCTGATGGAGGAGGGGCGGATGACCACGCCGCTGCTCTATCTCTCGGGCTACATCGAGGCGCATCGCCAGACCTACTACCAGCGGCTGCAGAGCGTCCGCGAGCGCGGTGAGATGCAGGAGTGGCTGCAGTTCTTCCTCACCGCGGTGCGGCGCTCGGCCGAGGATGCCACGACCCGGTCCGAGCGCCTGGTCGCGCTCCGGGAGGCCTACCTCGACGAGGCGGCCACCTCGCGCGCCAACCTGTCCGGGCTGGTCACGCTGCTGTTCGCCAACCCCTACCTGACCGTCAAGCGGGTCCAGGACGCGACCGGCCTGACCAACCAGGGCGCGCGCAACCTGATCCAGGACGCCGAGCGGCGGGGGTGGATCGAGGCCGCCGGCCGGTCGGGCCGCGGCGGCCGCCATTACTGGGTCGCCAGAGCGGTGATGGACGTGATCGAGGAGCCTCTGGCGTACGACTGA
- a CDS encoding DMT family transporter, which translates to MHHAAAVGLAIGACVLFSLSAAVQQRASALAPGRSGGISGVEQLMLALVRNPLWVTGAAINAVGFGVQAVALHLGSVSVVQSVMPTQLLFALVFASIAARHWPTAVDWVSGAAICGGVILLVTDDHRGGTYADVGRVALFAACVAVVICVLLLVAHRFPPPIAAATTAVAAGCSFATTSVLLKITADRAAADGFVGLLTLPAFYGLLCTCGLGIVLTQAALAAGPLPWAMAAMTITNPTVSYVAAVVAFGASAPTLWVAVSAGALLVTGIVGLARSRSAQRWTPVQPEPTVIRAHSDVP; encoded by the coding sequence ATGCATCATGCTGCGGCCGTGGGCCTAGCCATCGGCGCATGCGTCCTGTTCTCGCTCTCCGCTGCCGTTCAGCAGCGCGCCAGCGCTCTCGCGCCCGGCCGCAGCGGCGGGATCTCCGGGGTCGAGCAGCTGATGCTGGCGCTGGTGCGCAACCCGCTGTGGGTCACCGGCGCGGCGATCAACGCCGTCGGCTTCGGGGTGCAGGCGGTCGCGCTCCACCTCGGGTCGGTCTCGGTGGTGCAGTCAGTGATGCCCACCCAGCTGCTCTTCGCGCTCGTCTTCGCGTCCATCGCCGCGCGCCACTGGCCGACGGCCGTCGACTGGGTCAGCGGGGCCGCGATCTGCGGCGGCGTGATCCTGCTGGTCACCGACGACCATCGCGGCGGGACCTATGCCGACGTCGGCCGTGTCGCGCTCTTCGCGGCGTGCGTGGCGGTCGTGATCTGCGTACTCCTGCTGGTGGCGCACCGGTTCCCGCCGCCGATCGCGGCGGCGACCACGGCGGTCGCGGCCGGGTGCTCGTTCGCGACCACCTCGGTGCTGCTGAAGATCACCGCCGACCGGGCCGCGGCCGACGGCTTCGTCGGGCTGCTCACGCTGCCGGCCTTCTACGGGCTGCTGTGCACCTGCGGCCTCGGCATCGTGCTCACCCAGGCGGCACTGGCCGCCGGGCCGCTGCCCTGGGCGATGGCGGCGATGACGATCACCAACCCCACCGTCTCGTACGTCGCAGCCGTGGTCGCCTTCGGCGCCTCCGCCCCCACGCTGTGGGTCGCGGTGAGCGCCGGGGCCCTGCTGGTCACCGGGATCGTCGGGCTCGCCCGGTCACGCTCGGCGCAGCGGTGGACGCCGGTGCAGCCGGAGCCGACCGTGATTCGCGCCCACTCGGACGTGCCCTAG